The segment TCGTCCTGGCCGCCGACGCGATTGACGTAGACGACCGGCAGCCGGATCTCGCGCGCGCGCGACGACGCCACCGCGAGGCGCGCCGCCTGCTGTTTCGTGTGGTACGGCGATCCGTTCGGAACGACCAGCAGTTCGGCGCCCGCTTCCTTCGCCTGCGCCGCCGGTTCGGGGAACCACAGGTCCTCGCACACGATGAAGCCGCAGCGCACGCCGGCCACGTCGACGACGCAGGGCGCGCCGCCGGGCGAGAAGTAGCGCTGCTCGTCGAAGACCGTGTAGTTCGGCAGCCGTTGCTTCCGCGCGACCGACACGACCCGGCGGTCGCGGATGACCGCGAGCGCATTGTGCCGCCGGCCGTCGCGTCGTTCGGGAAAGCCGACGACGAGCGTCGTGCCCTCGACCTCGGCGGCGAGCGAGGCGAGTTCGGACGCGCAGGCGTCGAGGAACGCGGGTCGGAGCAGCAGGTCCTCGGGCGGGTAGCCGCAGAGCGAGAGTTCCGGCGTGACCACCAGCTCCGCGCCCGAGCGCACCGACGCGCGCACCGCGTCGACGATCCGTCGCGCGTTGCCCGCGAGGTCGCCGACGACCTGGTCGAGCTGCGCGAGCGCGATATGCATGCGACGATGGTAGCAGACGGCCGATTCCCGGCACCCCCGCTCGCGGGCGCGCGACCCGAATCGGGCGACAATGGCGCCGACCATGCGCCCTCTCCCCTCGAGCGCCGCGACGCCATCGTCGGCCGGACCGCTGTCCTTGCGCGCGGACGTGTCGCTCGCGTCGATCGACGCGAGCGACTGGGACGCGCTCACCGGCGGCCACCCGTTCCTGCGCCACGCCTTCCTGAGCGCGTTGCACGAGTCCGGATGCGCGAGCCCCGCCACCGGCTGGTCGCCGCGCATCCTCACCGCATGGCGCGGCGGCACGCTCGCGGGAGCCATGCCGCTCTACGCGAAGATGCACTCCTTCGGCGAATACGTGTTCGACTGGGGCTGGGCCGACGCCTTCCGCCGCCACGGGCGGCGCTATTACCCGAAGCTCGTCGCGGCGGTGCCGTTCACGCCGGTGACCGGCCCGCGCCTCCTCGGCACCGACGCGGACGTACGGCGCGCGCTCGTCGAGTCCGCGCTCGAACGCGTGGCCGACGGCACCCATTCGTCGCTGCACGTCCTGTTCACCGACGACGACGACGCGAGCCTCCTCGACGCGATGGGCCTCGTCGTCCGCCAGGGCGTGCAATTCCACTGGACGAACGGCGGCTGGCGCGACTTCGACGACTTCCTCGCCGCGTTCACCCACGACAAGCGCAAGAAGGTCCGCCAGGAGCGCCGCCGGCTCGCCGAGCGCGGCGTCGCGTTCGAGCGCAAGCGCGGGCACGCCATCACTTCCGCCGACTGGGCGTTCTTCTTCCGCTGCTACGAGGCGACCTACCGCGCGCACCGATCGACGCCCTACCTGACGCTCGATGCCTTCGAGCGCATCGGCGCGGCGCTCGGCGACCAGGCGATCCTGGTGCTGGGCGCTCGCGAGGGCCGCCCGCTGTGCGCCGCGCTCGACGTCACCGACGGCGCCACGCTGTGGGGGCGCTACTGGGGCGCGGTCGAGGACGTGCCGGGCCTGCATTTCGAGGCCTGCTACTACCAGGCGATCGAGCACTGCCTCGCCCACGGCATCCGCAGGTTCGAAGGCGGCGCGCAGGGCGCGCACAAGCTCGCGCGCGGGCTCGAGCCGGCGGTGACGCGCTCGTCGCACGCGATCGGCGATCCCGCGTTCGCAGCCGCGATCGCGGAGTTCTGCGCGCATGAACGTTCCGGCGTGGCCGCCACGGTGGGCGAACTCCACGAGGCGCGGCCGTTCCGGCGCGTGCCGGAGCCCGGATGAACGCTGCGGCGCCGGTGCTACGATCACCGCACGGAAAACCGATGCTCCCCGACATGAACGACTCCGTCCTGCTCGCGCGCGAAGGCCCGGTCGCCACGCTGACGCTGAACCGCCCCGCCGCGCTCAACGTACTCGACCTCGCGATGGTCGACGCGCTCGTGGCCCTGACCGCCGAGGTCGCCGCCGATCGGTCGCTCCGGGTGCTCGTCGTCCGCGGCGCGGGCAGGCATTTCATGGCGGGCGGCGACATCCGCACGTTCGCGCAATCGCTCGGCCGCACGCCCGACGAGCGAGGGCGCGAGTTCGCGCACCTGCTCGAGCGCGTGCACACCGCGGTCGAGACGCTGGCGCTGATGCCGCAACCGGTCGTCGCCTGCGTGCACGGGGCCGTCGCCGGCTTCGGCCTGTCGTTGATGAACGCCTGCGACCTCGCGATCGCGTCCGACGACGCGTACTTCGCGGCCGCCTACCGGCAACTCGCGGTGACCCCCGACGGCGGCGGCACCTGGTCGCTGCCGCGCATCGTCGGGCAGCGGCGCGCGCTCGAGATCATGCTCCTCGGCGAACGCTTCGACGCGGCACGCGCCCTCGCGATCGGACTCGTGAATCGCGTCGTGCCCGCCGGTGAACTCGGTGCGGCGGTCGACGCCATGGTGCGTTCGATCGTCGAAGGTCCGCGCGACGCGCTCGCCGGGACCAAGCGCCTCCTGCGCCGCTCGTTCGACCGCGCGTTGCCGGAGCAACTCGCCGCCGAGGCCGCGAGCTTCTCCGGACTCACGATGGACGACGACTTCGTCGAGGGCGTCAGCGCGTTCCTCGAGAAGCGGCCGCCGAGATTTCGCGACTGACCATCGGCGCGCGGTGCGGCCCGCGGCCCGGGAGCGCGATCGATGCTACGTTTCGTCGTCGTCGCGCGGCAGGCCGACCCACTTCTGCTGCGGCCCCCCCTGCCCCGGACCCTTCGCCCCGCCCCCCCGTCCGCGGCGGCGGCGCTTCTTCTGCCCGGGGGCATGTCCCGGAGACCATCCGCCGGAGTCGCCGCGTGGCCGGTGCGAGGTCATCGGGCCCTCGCCCGGCCGGTAGCCGGACACCGGACCGTTCAGCACGTTGCCGTTGACCTCGCGCTCGACCCCGCGTTCGCTCGACGCACCCGCGTTCGGGCGCTGGCCTCCCGGCCCGCCGCGCTTGCGGCCGCGCCGTCGCTTGCGCCCACTGCCCGTGCGCGCGCCCTCGGCCGCGCCACCGGCCTGCGGCTGCGCATCCGCCCCGTGCGGGCGCGAGGCGTGCCGCGGCTTCTGCCCGCCCTGCGGACGCTGCCCCTGCGGCGCCGGCGCGCCGCCCTGCACCTTGAGGCCGGCGGACTTCAGCAGCGCGTGGGTCTCCTGCGGCTCGAGTTCCATCACTTCGCCGCGTTTCAATTGCGGCGGCATCGCGACGCGGCCGTAGCGCACGCGCAACAGGCGCGACACCGTGAGTCCGATCGCCTCGAACAGACGGCGCACTTCGCGGTTGCGCCCCTCCTTGACGACGACCTTGTACCAGTGGTTCGACGCGTCCTCGTCGCCGCCGGCGTCCTCGACCTTCTCGCACTTCGCCGGACCGTCGTCCAGTTCGACGCCGCGCAGGAGGCTCGCGACCTGCTCGTCGGACAATCGCCCGAGCACGCGCACCGCGTATTCGCGCTCGACCTCGTAGCGCGGGTGCATCAGCCGGTTCGCGAGTTCGCCGGAATTGGTGAAGAGCAGCAGGCCCTCGGTGTTGTAGTCGAGACGCCCGACCGCGATCCAGCGGCCGTCGCGAATCGCCGGCAGCATCCCGAACACCGTCGGACGCTCGTCGGGATCGTCGCGCGTGACGAGTTCGCCCGCCGGCTTGTGGTAGACGAGCACGCGCGCCTTCGGCTCGGCGAAGCGCACTTTCACCGGTTCGCCGTTGATGCGGACTTCGTCACCGGGACCGACCTTCTGCCCGATCTCCGCGGGCATCCGGTTCACCGTGATGCGCCCGGCGAGGATCATCTCCTCCATCGCGCGGCGCGAGCCGAAGCCGCAGCTCGCCAGCACCTTGTGCAGGCGCTGCGGCTCGGAGAAGACCTCGTCAGTGGAGCGTTTGTGTTTCGGGGGCGGGAGGCTCGCCTCGAACCCCTGCATCGCCAGGCTCGACTGGTGAGGATGCAGGCTGGTCTGCCGCATCGGGCCCGAGGATCGGGGTCGCGAGTGCGAGTGCCGCCTCGGCGGCCTTGGCTGGGGCATCGGGAATCTCCAGGAGGGTTGAGGCGTCGAGCTCGGCCAGAGGGGGCAGCTCCGCGAGGGAGCGCAGGCCGAGGTCGTCGAGGAAGGTCCGGGTCGTCGCGTAGAGCGCCGGGCGCCCCGGCGTCTCGCGGTGGCCGACCGCCTCGATCCACTGCCGGTCCTCGAGCGCCTTGACGACGTTCGTGGACACGGCGACCCCGCGGATGGCCTCGATGTCGCCGCGGGTGACGGGTTGCTGGTAGGCGATGATGGCGAGCGTCTCCATCACCGCGCGCGAATAGCGGGGCGGCTTCTCGGGCGAGAGCCGGTCGAGGTAGGTCTGCAGTCCGGGCGTCGCCTGGAAGCGCCAACCGGAGGCGACCTGGACCAGTTCGACCTTGCGTCCGGCCCACTCCTCGCGGATCTCCGAGAGGAGCTTGCGCACGGTCTCGGCGTCGAGCGGCGGATCGAAGAGCCGCGCGAGTTCGTTCGCGGCGACGGCCTCGCCGGCGACCAGGAGCGTCGCCTCCAGAACCCGCTTGACCTCCGCGAGATCGCTCGTCTCGCCTGACGTTCCGGACTCGCCCGCTTCGCTCATGTCGCCCGTGGGTCCGGCATGAGCCGGACGCTGTTCTTCGCCCGTGGGTCCGGCTTCAGTAACCGGACGCTGTTCTTCGCCTTCCGGGGTCCCGGCTTCCGCCGGACGCCTCGACCGCGTCACGACTCGTCTCCCGCGAGCGTGAATCCCGCCTCGCCCTTCGCGTGGACGTGGATCGGGGCGTAGGCCTCCGCCTGGTCGAGGTCGACCAGCTGCTCGCGCGCGAGTTCGAGCAGCGCGAGGAACGTGACGACGAGGTGCGGCACGTCGGCGTGCGCGGCGAACAGCGCGGTGAACTCGACGTAGCGCCCGGCGACGAGTGCCTTCATGATCCGGCTCATCTCGGCGCGCACCGAGAGCTGCTCGCGCGTGACGAGGTGGTGGCGGTTGACGCGCGCGCGTTGCACGAGCCCGGCCCACGCGGCGCGCAGGTCCTCCGGCACGACCTTCGCGAAGCGCTGCGTCGATACGCGCTCGAACCACACCCGCACCAGCGCGTAATCGCGGCCGGCGTGCGGCAACTCGTCGATGGCGCGCGCGGCGGCCTTCATGCGCTCGTACTCGAGGAGCCGGCGCACCAGCTCCGCGCGCGGATCCTCCGCTTCCTCTCCGGGCAGCGCCGGCGGACGCGGCAAGAGCAGCCGCGACTTGATCTCGATCAGCACCGCCGCCATCAGCAGGTACTCGGCCGCGAGTTCGAGCTGCGTGCGCCGCATCATCTCGACGTAGCCCAGATACTGGCGCGTGAGCTCGGCCATCGGGATGTCGAGCACGTTGATGTTCTGTCGCCGGATCAGGTAGAGCAGGAGATCGAGCGGCCCCTCGAAGGTCTCGAGGAACACCTCGAGCGCCTCGGGCGGGATGTACAGATCCGACGGCAGCTCGGCGAGCGGCTCGCCGTAGACGCGCGCGAGCGGCCGCGGCGAGGGCGACGGATGCGCGAGGTCGAGCGAGGCTTCGGTGGACATCGCGCCGGTCAGCCGTACCTGAGGCCCATCGCCTCGCGCACGTCGGCCATCGTTTCCTCGGCCATCTCGCGCGCCTTCTCGCAGCCGTCGGCCACGATGTTCCGCACGAGCTGGGGGTCGTCGAGGTACTTCTGCGCGCGTTCGTGGAACGGAACCTGTTCCCGGATGATCGCGTCGATCACCGGCTGCTTGCACTCCAGGCAGCCGATGCTCGCCGTCGTGCACCCCTTCCACACCCAGTCGCGCGTCGGCTGGTCGGAGTAGACCTGGTGCAGCGGCCACACCGGGCAGCGCTCCGGGTTGCCGGGGTCGCTGCGGCGCACGCGCGCCGGATCGGTCTGCATCGTGCGCACCTTGCGCGTCACTTCGGCGGGATCCTCGCGCAGGAAGATCGCGTTGCCGCGCGACTTCGACATCTTGTCGCCGTCGAGTCCGGGAACGCGCGGCGTCGCGGTCAGGAGCGGCTGCGGCTCGGGCAGGATCACGCGGCGCGCGCCCTCGAGCCAGCCGAACAGGCGCTCGCGGTCGCCGAGCGACAGGTTCTGGGTGTCCTCGAGCAGTTCGCGCGCGGCGGCGAGCGCGGCCTCGTCGCCCTTCTCCTGGAACGCGCCGCGCAGCTCGTTGTAGCGCTTGGCCTTCCGCGAACCGAGCTTCTTCACCGCCGCCTTCGCCTTCTCCTCGAACCCCGGTTCCTGGCCGTAGATGTGGTTGAAGCGCCGCGCGAGTTCGCGCGTGAACTCGATGTGCGAGACCTGGTCCTCGCCGACCGGCACCATGTTCGCGCGGTAGATCAGGATGTCCGCGCTCTGCATCACCGGGTAGCCGAGGAACCCGTAGTTCGACAGATCCCGGTCGGCCAGTTTCTGCTGCTGATCCTTGTAGGTCGGCACGCGTTCGAGCCACCCGACCGGCGCGATCATGCCGAGGAGCAGCGTCAGCTCCGCATGCTCGGGCACGCGCGACTGGATGAACAGCGTGGCGCGCGTCGGATCGAGTCCCGCGGCGAGCCAATCGATGAACATCTCCCACGTGGTGTCGGCGATCGACTCGCTCTCGTCGAAGTGCGTGGTCAGCGCGTGCCAGTCCGCGGCGAAGAACAGGCATTCGTGCTCCTCCTGCAGCCGGATCCAGTTGCGCAGCGCGCCGTGGTAGTGGCCGATGTGCATGCGCCCGGTGGGGCGCATGCCGGAGAGCACGCGGTCGGCGTACATGGCGGGCGGGTCAGAGTCCGAGTCGAAGGTCGACGCCGGTCAGCGCCCCGATCATCGACACGGCGGCACGGTACGGAGGCCCGAGGACGAGCCCCAGCGTGCCGGTCCAGGTGAGCACGACGATGAGTCCGATGACGACGAGGAAGCCGTAACGCTCGGTGTTCGAGTAGGGAATCGCGAGCGACCGGGGCAGGAGCGAGAGCAGGATGCGCCCTCCGTCGAGCGGCAGGATCGGCAGCAGGTTCACGACCATCAGCGACACGTTGATCACGACTCCGGTGAGCGCCATGTAGAGGAGCCCGTCGCTTTCGAGCGCGCCCTTCCCGGACGCGAGTCCGGCCAGCACCGCCCACAGCAACGCCATCACGAAATTCGCACCGGGACCGGCGGCGGCGACCCACAGCATGTCGCGCTTCGGCTGCCGGAGGTTCGCGAAGTTCACCGGCACCGGTTTCGCCCACCCGAACAGGAACCCGCCCAGGAGGAGCGTGGCGAACGGCACGAGCACGGTCCCCATCGGGTCGATGTGCTTCAGCGGATTTAAGGTGACACGGCCCAGCATCCATGCCGTGCCGTCGCCGAACATCCGGGCCACGTAGCCGTGGGCCGCCTCGTGCACCGTGATCGCCAGGATGATCGGAATCGCGGCCAGCGCGATCCGCTCGAGCGACAGGTCCATCGGCGGGCATTCTACCGCAGAACGCGCGAAACGGTTCTCGGAACTCAAACGAGGCCGAGCGCCGCCGGATCGCCCCGGCCACGACGGACCACCGTGCCCGGTGGCGATGCGAGATCGACGATCGTCGACGGCTCGCCCGCGCAGGGCCCCGCGTCGACGAACGCGTCGATGCGCCCGCCGACCGCGGCGACGATCTCGTCCGCGTCGTTCAACGGCGCGTCCGCTCCGGCGAGGACGAGCGAGGACGAGAGCAGCGGCTCGCCCAGTTCGGCCACGAGGGCCGCGGCGACCGGATGCGCGGGTACGCGCATGCCGATCGTGCTCCGCCTGGGATGACGCACGCGCCGCGGAACGTCGCGTGTCGCCGGCAGCAGGAACGTGTACGCGCCGGGCACGCCCTGCCGCACGAGGCGAAACTGCCAGTTGTCGAGCCGGGCGTAGCGGCCCGCCTGCGCGAGATCGCGGCAGACCAGCGTCAGATGGTGACGCTCGTCGATGCCGCGGATCGCGCGGATGCGCGCGGCAGCGTCGAAGGCGTCGAGCGCGCAGCCGAGCGCGTAGCACGAGTCGGTCGGATAGACGACGACGCCGCCCGCGCGCAATGCGGCCGCCGCCTGTCTGACGAGGCGCGGCTGCGGGTGCGTCGGGTGGATGGCGTATCGCTGGGACACGGGGCCCGTGGTCCGGGAGGCCGCGCCGGCGGCCCGGCGGGCGCGTGGCTTCCGGTTATATGATACCGTACCGCTTCATGCTGAATGGCATAAGCCGGACCGCCGCGGATCCGGTGCCGCACCCGGCTCCCCGGTGAACCTCCAGCAACTCCGCTACCTCTGCGCGGTCGTCGACCACGGACTCAACGTGTCGGAGGCCGCCGACGCGCTCGACACGTCGCAACCCGGCATCAGCAAGCAGATCCGGCACCTCGAGGACGAACTGGGCCTCAAGGTGTTCGTGCGCCAGGGCAAGCGACTGGCCACGCTCACGCCCGCCGGTTCGGTCGTGCTCGCGACCGCGCGCAAGGCACTCGCGGAAATCGGGAACCTGAAGCGCGTCGCCGACGAGTTCCGGAGCGAGGATTTCGGCACGCTCGCGATCGCGACCACGCACACCCAGGCGCGCTACGTGCTCCCGAAGGTGCTGCAGGCGTTCGTCGAGCGCTACCCGAAGGTGCGGGTCGTGCTCCATCAGGGCAATCCGCGGCAGGTGGCCGAGCACACGATCGCCGGGGAGACCGACGTCGGCATCGCGACCGAGGCGCTCGCCGATTTTCCCGACCTCGTCACGCTGCCCTGCTACAGCTGGAATCGCTGCGTGCTGGTGCCGCACGCCCATCCGCTCGCGAAGCACAAGGGGCGGCTGACGCTCGAGGCGCTCGCGAAGCACCCGATCGTGACCTACGACTTCACGTTCACCGGCCGCTCGCAGATCAACGCGGCGTTCGCCTCGCGCGGCATCGAGCCCAACGTCGTGCTGACGGCGCTCGACGCCGACGTGATCAAGACCTACGTCGAACTCGGCATGGGCGTGGGCATCGTCGCCCAGATGGCCTACGACCCGGTTCGGGACCAGGGCCTCGCGAAGCTCGACGCGAGCCACCTGTTCGCGCCGTCCACCACGCGCCTCGCGCTCAGGCGGAACGCGTTCCTCCGCGGCTACGTCTACGCGTTCATCGCGCTCTTCGCGCCGAAGTACGGACG is part of the Burkholderiales bacterium genome and harbors:
- the cysB gene encoding HTH-type transcriptional regulator CysB, which encodes MNLQQLRYLCAVVDHGLNVSEAADALDTSQPGISKQIRHLEDELGLKVFVRQGKRLATLTPAGSVVLATARKALAEIGNLKRVADEFRSEDFGTLAIATTHTQARYVLPKVLQAFVERYPKVRVVLHQGNPRQVAEHTIAGETDVGIATEALADFPDLVTLPCYSWNRCVLVPHAHPLAKHKGRLTLEALAKHPIVTYDFTFTGRSQINAAFASRGIEPNVVLTALDADVIKTYVELGMGVGIVAQMAYDPVRDQGLAKLDASHLFAPSTTRLALRRNAFLRGYVYAFIALFAPKYGRAAVDAALSGGSPAP
- a CDS encoding tryptophan--tRNA ligase, producing MYADRVLSGMRPTGRMHIGHYHGALRNWIRLQEEHECLFFAADWHALTTHFDESESIADTTWEMFIDWLAAGLDPTRATLFIQSRVPEHAELTLLLGMIAPVGWLERVPTYKDQQQKLADRDLSNYGFLGYPVMQSADILIYRANMVPVGEDQVSHIEFTRELARRFNHIYGQEPGFEEKAKAAVKKLGSRKAKRYNELRGAFQEKGDEAALAAARELLEDTQNLSLGDRERLFGWLEGARRVILPEPQPLLTATPRVPGLDGDKMSKSRGNAIFLREDPAEVTRKVRTMQTDPARVRRSDPGNPERCPVWPLHQVYSDQPTRDWVWKGCTTASIGCLECKQPVIDAIIREQVPFHERAQKYLDDPQLVRNIVADGCEKAREMAEETMADVREAMGLRYG
- a CDS encoding enoyl-CoA hydratase/isomerase family protein: MNDSVLLAREGPVATLTLNRPAALNVLDLAMVDALVALTAEVAADRSLRVLVVRGAGRHFMAGGDIRTFAQSLGRTPDERGREFAHLLERVHTAVETLALMPQPVVACVHGAVAGFGLSLMNACDLAIASDDAYFAAAYRQLAVTPDGGGTWSLPRIVGQRRALEIMLLGERFDAARALAIGLVNRVVPAGELGAAVDAMVRSIVEGPRDALAGTKRLLRRSFDRALPEQLAAEAASFSGLTMDDDFVEGVSAFLEKRPPRFRD
- a CDS encoding site-2 protease family protein, coding for MDLSLERIALAAIPIILAITVHEAAHGYVARMFGDGTAWMLGRVTLNPLKHIDPMGTVLVPFATLLLGGFLFGWAKPVPVNFANLRQPKRDMLWVAAAGPGANFVMALLWAVLAGLASGKGALESDGLLYMALTGVVINVSLMVVNLLPILPLDGGRILLSLLPRSLAIPYSNTERYGFLVVIGLIVVLTWTGTLGLVLGPPYRAAVSMIGALTGVDLRLGL
- a CDS encoding segregation/condensation protein A, with amino-acid sequence MSTEASLDLAHPSPSPRPLARVYGEPLAELPSDLYIPPEALEVFLETFEGPLDLLLYLIRRQNINVLDIPMAELTRQYLGYVEMMRRTQLELAAEYLLMAAVLIEIKSRLLLPRPPALPGEEAEDPRAELVRRLLEYERMKAAARAIDELPHAGRDYALVRVWFERVSTQRFAKVVPEDLRAAWAGLVQRARVNRHHLVTREQLSVRAEMSRIMKALVAGRYVEFTALFAAHADVPHLVVTFLALLELAREQLVDLDQAEAYAPIHVHAKGEAGFTLAGDES
- a CDS encoding threonylcarbamoyl-AMP synthase, whose translation is MSQRYAIHPTHPQPRLVRQAAAALRAGGVVVYPTDSCYALGCALDAFDAAARIRAIRGIDERHHLTLVCRDLAQAGRYARLDNWQFRLVRQGVPGAYTFLLPATRDVPRRVRHPRRSTIGMRVPAHPVAAALVAELGEPLLSSSLVLAGADAPLNDADEIVAAVGGRIDAFVDAGPCAGEPSTIVDLASPPGTVVRRGRGDPAALGLV
- a CDS encoding N-acetyltransferase: MRPLPSSAATPSSAGPLSLRADVSLASIDASDWDALTGGHPFLRHAFLSALHESGCASPATGWSPRILTAWRGGTLAGAMPLYAKMHSFGEYVFDWGWADAFRRHGRRYYPKLVAAVPFTPVTGPRLLGTDADVRRALVESALERVADGTHSSLHVLFTDDDDASLLDAMGLVVRQGVQFHWTNGGWRDFDDFLAAFTHDKRKKVRQERRRLAERGVAFERKRGHAITSADWAFFFRCYEATYRAHRSTPYLTLDAFERIGAALGDQAILVLGAREGRPLCAALDVTDGATLWGRYWGAVEDVPGLHFEACYYQAIEHCLAHGIRRFEGGAQGAHKLARGLEPAVTRSSHAIGDPAFAAAIAEFCAHERSGVAATVGELHEARPFRRVPEPG
- the scpB gene encoding SMC-Scp complex subunit ScpB, whose protein sequence is MSEAGESGTSGETSDLAEVKRVLEATLLVAGEAVAANELARLFDPPLDAETVRKLLSEIREEWAGRKVELVQVASGWRFQATPGLQTYLDRLSPEKPPRYSRAVMETLAIIAYQQPVTRGDIEAIRGVAVSTNVVKALEDRQWIEAVGHRETPGRPALYATTRTFLDDLGLRSLAELPPLAELDASTLLEIPDAPAKAAEAALALATPILGPDAADQPASSPVEPGDAGVRGEPPAPETQTLH